The Bos mutus isolate GX-2022 chromosome 11, NWIPB_WYAK_1.1, whole genome shotgun sequence nucleotide sequence GGGTGACGACAGTGCTCCCACCTCGCAACataaaatagatggagaaaagtcAGAATGAAGGGGAACCACTagaagcacaaacacacacattaaaaaggtGGTCACCCTGCTAGCCGCTTCCTGATCCCGGGGTCAGCACACTGTGTCTCAACAGGACTGGAAAGGCCAGTCCTCAGGTTCCACTGCTTATCTGGCAGGAAGCTTTCTTAGTCCTGACCAAATACGCCTTGTGAAACCATGCTGACATCTAAGATGAAACCCACAGCAGAAGGGGAAGCAAGCCACTTGGACCAACCTAACAGCTTAGCCTAGGTGTCAGAAGGGCACGCCTTCGTCAGGATGAGGACCCTTGATGCAGATCCCTGAAGGACTTCCTAGACCAGAAGCCACATAAGAAAGAATCCGCGGTCCTCTCTGTGATGGAGACACCATGGTCTAGAAAACGGCTCCTGCTGCAATCCCAACACACTTTGAGCAGCCTTTAGAATTCCGAGCTTGGACAAGTTAATGCAGATTGAAGGAGGAACAGCAGTCCTGGAAGAAAGAGACCTTTGTTTCTACACTTCCAAGGTCCTCGCCTTATCAGAGGCAACCATTCCAGCTGAAAGctgaagctggaattaagacGTTTCTTTATTTGTAGCCCTCCCTGAACACAAGTTAAAAGAGTTCCATTCTGTCAAGGTAGAGGCTTTGTGAATTCAGGAGCCCATCTGGAAATATGGGTTCATATTTTCAATCTGACATTAACCTGTGGCTGTTAGAAAAGTCAGCAAGGGACCTCgtaagagaaaggagaaattctTAAGTTTTCCAGACCCTACTCCTTTCCTTCCAACCTCTGTCCCATAAACACATACTGAATTTACAGACTTTATTCAAGTTCCATGATCTTTTCCTGACACGCTTGTCATACAAGACAGTGGCGGTCATACAGACGGGCCACTGTTCTCCTCAGGCCCCTGCCAGTCCTTGCCCATCCTGGGAGAATGGCCAGGACCAGACACGCTCTTTTTAAGACCTGACTCTGCCACCAACCTCTCCAGCACACAAAGGCATATCCTGGTGCCCAATTTAGTTCCTTATGagtatcaacaacaacaataaccaaaACACCTGTGACCTGTGGGCAGGAAAAGAATATACCCAGAAAGTTCAACCCAGAAAACTCAAAAAGCTGGGTGTGTGGAAACAGCAAAACTTTATAACTGCTGAAACTGTCCCGGTGCGTCACACAGTCACAGGGTCAAGCGGGACTCACTCTCCTAGGCTTTTCTAGAGTTCTTTTGCATAATTCTGTAAGGTGGGGAGAAGCATCAAACTGTGAATGGAGCTTCTTGCTAGTGTTCTGAAAAATACATGGACTTATAAAAGTACACAATCTTTCTAAGGAAAGGAAGATACAGGTGGACCAAGTCTTCACAGGGCTAGGAAAAAACtgtcaaaataaatttaagatgaTAACTATCAGGATTCAAGGATGATCTCTCCAGACTGAAGCCGATGGCCAGCACCGCATGCCTCTCACACACCTTTGGTAACAGTCTCTTCTTAAAAACAGAATAGAGTTCAGGGCAGAAAGGAGACAGGGGATTAGACACCATGAGAGACGAGGTGGCAAATCCACCCTAGAACTCTTATGCCTTGTAAATAATGAGTCTGATGGCAGCCATAAACAGAGGCTTAAGAGTAGGTCAACAGTAAATCAATGACTCAAGTGACACCACCATCCCAGTCCTCCAAAAGATGGCTGATGAAAGTCGGTTTATCAACCATCTAAAGTACTGGTAAACCAGTACTTTTAAGCCTGTGTTTTCTTGAATAGGGTTCAGGCAAGGAGACACGGGCTCAGCAGGCCAGTGGTAATCCCAGCACATTGCAGGAAACCCCCAGGGGTTGGGGAGCTGAGTACTCTGGTTTACAAAACCTGCTTCTTCCAACTGTCCCTCTTCCCATCCAGCGCAACAGACTGAATATGTAGTGCTCCAGGTGTTCATTGCCCTTGGTAAGTAGACAGCAGGGTGGGTAGGGCATTTGTAAACACCCAGATTTTCTTGGTCAGCTTATTCTTTTAAACACACACAGCAGAACATTCTTGATGAGGGCATGGGGAAAGACTGCAATTTCCCTAAATCGaaagctaataaaaataataggaaattgcTTCAAATGAAAGTCAgtagaacaaaagagaaatactCAGAGGCTTGTAGAGAAAGACTGAGCACATCAGTTACTCTAGTCACAGTGTCAAGTTGAACCACTGTTCCCTTCCCCGCTGCgcaccccctgcccaccccacccccctcttCAGCTCCGCCTTCTTGTGCAGCGCTGTCCCCAGATGTGGGGACACACAAGTCCTCCTCAAAGCTTTCTGTCAGCTCAGTACTTCACTCCTGGTATAAATTCCTTGGCATCCGGATTCAGGTTACTTTTGCTCTGAAATAAGAACCAAGAGATAATAAATCCCAAGACAAGCTGCACTATagcactttaaaatttattttctccttgctTCTGTTATTACCAATTTCTTCCTCTCAGcccaaaggagagaaaaacagaattccTTGCAACTCAGGCAGTTATTCCTGGACTGTTCTCAGTGGCTCCTGATGGACTCAGCCCTGCTAATCTCATTTTCTCCTCCCTGCTTTAGACTCCTGTTCCCTTCATGATGCTTTCATTAGAGGCTTGTTAACCTGgactcaaaaaataattttttagttcaTAAGTACCTTAACTCAATGAAAATCAGAGTACTCCATCAAACTAGGTTGGTTACCACAATCCCTATATTATTTTTGTCTATCCTCTCTTTGGTTATCTACTCTCTTGATTCACATGATCTTGATCTAAAACCTCAGCAAACTGCCAGGCAAAATCATTCAGACATGAACTGTGCACGAACAATGTCGCTTATGGAATTCTGACATTAAGTAAACATGGAAGGCAGGGAATTCATTTATCTGGTCTTCTAATTATAAGTGGAAAACAGTCTCTTAGAAGTATATTCCTTCCAGTTTTTATAACAGAATCATTCAAAACTATAAATACAGATTTGAGGGACAGTAAAAGATAAGGACAACAGCAAATGATAATTTGAAACCAAACGTCTTCCATGTTCAAATTTTTATCCTTAATCCCAATTCTGTTTTGAAAATCCCActggagaaaatgaaagttgGTGATGCTGCAGCAATCACATTTCCACAGTGCTTTAAGAGGTGCAGTGCGTCTTCAATGCACCCCCTGTTAATGCCCAGGTGGTGAGGGAAGAAACAGTGACTCAGAGGGCGCCAAAGCTTGCCCAAGGTTGTTGGGCCAAAAAGAGAGACGTGGCTCCAAATCCTATATTCTTTTCACTATGTCACATGTGGAACTATGTATGCTCTTACCAAAATATCTTCAGAATCACGACCATCACTGACGGACAGTCCATTTAACTGTTGTTGCAACTGTCCCATGGCCTGAGGCAGGTCTCGTGATGGAATAAACCAGTCTTGGTCTTCCTCGTCCAACATCTCCTGAAAGCAGCGGTCCAAGAATTCTTGCTCCTGCAGCTCCTCCTCCACCTGGCAAGCAAAGCAGAAGAGCTCAGACTTAACTGTCCCAGTGGGACTCAAACTTTCTAGTTTTTTTCTACCTCTTTCTTTCAGAGGTTATTACTTTGCAACTAAGAATGATCTTGTATGAGATCTACGAAGAACTACGATGCTTCTAATGAAAggctagaaaaaaatataacttttagtATTTTCAATCAAATTCCATAAAAAATAAGACAGGAAATAGTCCAAATAGCAGAAATTCCAGTCTTCACAGATCTAATACATGACACAGATATTTTTCACTCATATGGCACTTAACAGAAAATCACTTTAAagcttgacatttttttttcaatcttattGAGAGGCAGCTCTtaaatttcccattttacaaGTATGAAAAGGGTTCAGGAACTATGTATCTAGACTACTACCTGGACAGTGGAGATTAAACCAAAACCAACTCCCAGCTTCTGGCCCACTTTTCTAGTAATAAAGCCCCTTCGGGAGAAAAATACTTTCAGAACCTTAGAAAGATATAAAGAACACGTTCTGGCATACCAGTagaaaattctttcaaaacaagaagaaataatacaaatatttaaacaacTTGCATATTTCTGAAAAAGAGTGTCTTATACATAGCAAGGATATTTTATACTTCTTTGTAGACCCTGTTAATTCTTGGTAAAGAGTATGCTTCACTCTGGAGATTAGTGTGATTTTCACAGGCCTCCCGCTTCATGTTTGGCCATCCCCTTCCTGCAGGCTGCCTGGTGACTGATTCACAGCTCGTATGCCGCCACCAGAGGGCTGGTCAAGCAAAAACAATCACCCAAACTAGCCAATATAGTTGAATCCAAAGGAAAAGTCACTTGTAGCAAGACTTAAACATACGATTTCAACATTACAATTaactatactttttatttttttaatctcaagtaAATTAGTTACAAAGTACTTAAAATAAcaactgaaaatatttccaaactacAAGATTTAACATGACTGCTCAGGATCTGCCCTAACTCTCCCTGAGAGCATAACAACATGCTCTTCCATATTAAGTCTACCCTTATTCACAGGCACAAGCCACAGAAGCAGTCACCTGGGCCCAGGGGTGTCATAGGAAGCATGGTCTATGAACTGTTCACACAGATCATACCACAGTGAGCCACAGAGGTGGAAACTCCTGGCTCTTTCCTAAACTCATTTCCATCTCCCCAAAGCACCAGTTGTTCAGTTAAAATCGAATCTCCTGTCTCCCATGCTGGATATGGCCATGTAACTATAATCACATAATGTCCCCAAGAAGGGATGTGAGCACTCTGGCATCATTTGGTTAAAAGGAGACCCTTTGCCTTAACATTTGGCTCTCTCCCCTTCCTATGGCTTGACTTCCAGTTATCCTACAGTTGCCAAATGCCCTGGGAGTGGCAGGGCATCATGATGGAAGGCATCAAGTGGTTGCAGAGTCACCTGTTTACCTGGAGTGCTGACCTGGGGCTGTTAAAACCACAGAGATATAAGACAATTGGTTACTGCTGGATCTTTGTGGAAGCAATCTAGCCTTTCCCCACCAAATACACTCTCTATCTCAGACTTGCATTCTGCCAGTCCCTGAGTTCCTACTTGGGGCATGCCAGGCTGGTCTGCTGTTTCCCAGGAGCCTACATCAGAACACCATGGCATTGGATCCTCTTTTAATTAGCATGATAGAAAAATTTCAATATtgtcctccaaggtatcttcaaTTTGGTCTCTTAGCAACTGAAGTTGCTTTTTGGTCAGCCCTGACCAAGCGTCTACGTATTTTCAAGTTATTCTAAAGCCAATGAATACATTTCTCTTTTGACAGACTGATGGTAAAATATAGCTGTTGAACTACATGTATCATtagcctttcacttctttacCTGTCTGTTGAAATCCTCTTCATTCTCCATCCACATGTACTCTGCAAATGGGTTTTCCTTCTCATCATGCCCATTTAACACCTGGTCCTCTTTGGATTTTACACTGGGTGATGTATTCGCCACACTGGATCCATTCATCATGACAGAACCTACACAGGAGCaaaagaaaggataaaatgaTACACGGATCAAGGACATGAAAAGATTCTTCCAGATGCTTCTGATGTTCTAAATCAAAGTTATTAACTACAGATAAACAGAAAATGCTAGTCTGTAACTAGTTACCTATACAGATGCACAATTCTTtaagagttaaaagaaaaaacatctcaGCTCAGTTAGCCTTTATAGGCAagtgggatggagaaggcaatggcaccccactatggtactcttgcctggaaaatcccatgcatggaggagcctggtgggctgcagtccatggggtcgctaagagtaggacacgactgagcgacttcactttcactttttactttcatgcactggagaaggaaatggcaacccactccagtgttcttgcctggagaatcccagggatgggggagcctggtgggctgccgtccatggagtcacacagagtcagacgcgactgaagtgacttagcagcagcagcagcagcagcagcaggcaagtgGGATGGGTGCTGGGTGGGAGGGGACCTTTTCAAGTCAAATTTCTGTAAGTTCTAGAACCTAACCAAGATCATAGCTTCCCTAACATTTAAAtaggtagaaaaaaatacattcttaataAACATTGTAAACAGTTGACCcttatcctgattttttttcttttgttttcttctctttttaatttatttatttatttttgcttgtgctgagtcttagctgtggcacgcaggatctttagtttcagcatgtgagctctcagctgcagcatgtgagatctagttccttgaccagggattgaacccaggccccctccactggaagcacagaagcttagccactggactaccagggaagtccctattctgATTCTTAttaagctctgtttttctttaaaacctatttcaaaaaataatacatgtttatcACATtggaaagcaaaatggaaaaaagtaagGTCATCAGCTGTCTAACTATATAGAGTTAAAAATGATTCACAATGTGGTGGATATAAGCTTGCTGACTTCCCCTATGTacatacagacacatatacacacacccattCCCCAAGCACCCATTCTTATGGTAAGAGCATGATGCTCCATCATTTGCTCTTTCTCATTTCCATATTAATATAGACATTCTGTCAATTGGTGTGTTTCCAACATTTCTGTATTATAAAGGTGGGATGAACTTCTTGTGTTCATTTTCTCTAATGATTTTCTTAAGATAAttcctaaaaatagaactgccatataggAAAGAATGTTTGTTTAAGGCTTGTGATTTACTGCCAAGCTGCCATAGCGTTTAAATTCCCGCTGGTATTATGTAACTGCCTGTTCATCTGCACTCGAGTATTCTTTTGGCTTCCAAATTCATTTTGGTATGCTTGCTATCATTtggaatgtatttatttatttaaatgtatgtatttatttatttaaaatttaaccaTTCTTCACAAACAGTTGtcggactttcctggtggtacagtggtgaagaatctgccagccaatgcaggggacacaggcatgacccctggttcaggaagatcccacatgctatggaccAACTAAGCCCccgcaccacagctactgagcccaagcgcctagagctcgtgctctgcaacaagataaGCTGCAGTGAGAGGCCCTTGTACCGAAACTAAAGCGTAGCCCCAGTCGCTGCAACTAGTGAAAGCCtgggcacagcaatgaagacccagcacagccaaaaataaataaaaattaaaaaaccaaaacaaaacattgtaCTCTTTATGCTCTATAGTACCTCCCCTAAGCTCTTGTAGGTAATGCGCATGGTGTTAATACTACTTAACTATTCTGTTtcatatgtataatttttctcttaattagATTCTCAACTCCTGAAACACAAGAtgaaaagtttttatattttgtaatctTCCTCAATATTAGGAACTTCATAAATACCCATGGATCATCGTGCTTAGGCAATTTTCCCTTTCTAGCCTGTCTCCTTTCAATCTCAGCTCAGTCCTCTCCCCAGCGCTCCCTGGGGCATCTTTAagttttaatacattatttttcacttatttctgtctTGGTAACATTCATGAAAAAGTTCTTCTCTGCTTCTGGATACACTAAAAGTGTATCCAGAAGGCTTTTCAATTTTCAAACCTGTTATGaacattagaaaatataattttaaaagactaaatacAATTATGAAGAGTAAtaagaatatgggcttccctggtggctcagtggtaaagaatccgcctaccaatgcaggggacacttcgatccctgctctgggaagatccaacGTGCTGTGGAGTAaccaagcccatgcactgcaactactgagcctgtggtctagagcctgggaaccacaccTGCCGAGCCCACGTGCCCGAGAGCCCGTGCTCCCAACAAGAGAAGCAGCAGTACGAAGCCCTGCataccccaactagagaaaaggccagtgcgcagcaatggagacccagtaaataaaactgtataaaaaagatggaaaaataattcATCGATAGTTCAAAGAGAATTTAAGACAGAACCCATGTAATTCACTCTTGGTTTAATTAGGGCACCTAGTatgaaatatatcatttaatatattttagacaGAGACAAAAGAAATCAATGATTATTTCAAATACCGCTCCAGAATAATAATCCCATAAGGCTATAAAAGGGGGGaaaccagtttttatttttaccacttcCATTTTCAGCATAACAATGATAGAAGCAAGTATGTTCTGAACATCAGGGCAAC carries:
- the PAIP2B gene encoding polyadenylate-binding protein-interacting protein 2B, producing MMNGSSVANTSPSVKSKEDQVLNGHDEKENPFAEYMWMENEEDFNRQVEEELQEQEFLDRCFQEMLDEEDQDWFIPSRDLPQAMGQLQQQLNGLSVSDGRDSEDILSKSNLNPDAKEFIPGVKY